A window of Vidua macroura isolate BioBank_ID:100142 chromosome 22, ASM2450914v1, whole genome shotgun sequence contains these coding sequences:
- the OAF gene encoding out at first protein homolog translates to MRGPRPRLPALPALLWLALAPLPGPAARAELRVRVRLPGGQVTEESLQADSGADCVSLELRAADGALVTLTADFRQEVKIFRALILGELERGQSQFQALCFVTRLHRNEIIPSESMAKLRQKNPRTVRQAEEVRGLEHLSMDVAVNFSKAAQLSSHIHNVCAEAREAIYTREEDVKFWLEKGVDGSMFEVLPQGSDLPELQRCRLCPERWKPCICSYSLSIEWYPCMLKYCKSRDAAGRVSSYKCGIRSCQKGYTFDYYVPQKQLCLWDEET, encoded by the exons ATGCGCGGCCCGCGGCCGCGGCTGCCGGCGCTGCCCGCGCTGCTGTGGCTGGCGCTGGCcccgctgcccggccccgcggcgcggGCAGAGCTGCGGGTGCGGGTGCGGCTGCCCGGCGGGCAGGTGACGGAGGAGAGCCTGCAGGCCGACAGCGGGGCCGACTGCGTCAGCCTGGAGCTAAGGGCGGCCGACGGAGCCCTCGTCACGCTCACGGCGGATTTCAGACAG GAGGTGAAGATTTTCCGTGCCTTAATCCTcggggagctggagaggggccaGAGCCAGTTCCAGGCCCTCTGCTTTGTGACCCGGCTGCACCGCAACGAGATCATCCCCAGCGAGTCCATGGCAAAGCTGCGGCAG AAAAACCCCCGGACAGTGAGGCAGGCGGAGGAGGTGCGAGGCCTGGAGCACCTCAGCATGGACGTGGCTGTGAACTTCAGCAAGgcagcccagctgagctcccACATCCACAACGTCTGCGCAGAGGCCAGGGAGGCCATTTACACCCGGGAGGAAGATGTCAAGTTCTGGCTGGAGAAAG GGGTGGACGGCTCCATGTTCGAGGTGCTGCCGCAGGGCTCGGACCTGCCGGAGCTGCAGCGCTGCCGGCTGTGCCCGGAGCGCTGGAAGCCCTGCATCTGCAGCTACTCGCTGAGCATCGAGTGGTACCCCTGCATGCTCAAGTACTGCAAGAGCCGCGACGCCGCGGGCAGGGTGTCCTCCTACAAGTGCGGCATCCGCAGCTGCCAGAAGGGCTACACCTTCGACTACTACGTGCCTcagaagcagctctgcctctgggATGAGGAAACTTAG